Proteins encoded together in one Catellatospora citrea window:
- a CDS encoding valine--tRNA ligase → MSSELAAAYQPGEVEQRRYEQWVAAGHFDADAKSDKPPFAIVIPPPNVTGSLHVGHALDHTIQDSLIRRKRMQGFEALWLPGMDHAGIATQNVVERKLAAEGLSRHDLGRETFVERVWQWKAESGGAILGQMRRLGDSVDWSRERFTMDEGLSRAVQTIFKKLYDDNLIYRAERIINWCPRCLTALSDIEVEHSDDEGELVSIRYSDEIVVATTRAETMLGDTAVAVHPDDERYKHLIGTEVELPLTGRRIPIVGDAHVDPAFGTGCVKVTPAHDPNDFEIGQRHHLPSITMMDERAIITVHGPFQGLDRYEARPAVVAALREQGRIVAEKRPYVHAVGHCSRCKTTVEPRLSLQWFVNTGPLAKAAGDAVRDGRTKIEPAELSKRYFAWVDNMHDWCISRQLWWGHRIPVWYGPDGEVVCVGPDDEVPSGDGWRQDEDVLDTWFSSALWPFSTLGWPEQTADLAKFYPTSVLVTGYDILFFWVARMMMFGLYAMDGKQPFDVVALHGMVRDQYGKKMSKSFGNVVDPLDWIERFGADATRFTLARGANPGSDVPVSEEWCQGSRNFCNKLWNATRFALINGAHTEGELPTELSTIDRWILSRLQHTITEVDEYFENYEFAKVCDSLFHFAWDDVCDWYVELAKPVLTGDDAEAAERTRRVLGHVLDQLLRLLHPVIPFVTDELWCALNKVEGDASVMVAAWPSANPALIDDAAEAELETLQRVVTEVRRFRADQGLKPGQRVAASLDGLAAAGIAAHEPLMRFLARLDVPGDGFTATGTVAVAGGLTVSLDTRGSIDVAAERARLTKDRAAAEKEISQATAKLGNEGFLAKAPEQVVAKLRERLATAEADVTRIDAALAQLG, encoded by the coding sequence TTGTCCTCCGAGCTTGCCGCCGCGTACCAGCCCGGCGAGGTAGAGCAGCGGCGGTACGAGCAGTGGGTAGCCGCCGGTCACTTCGACGCCGACGCGAAGAGCGACAAGCCGCCGTTCGCGATCGTGATCCCGCCGCCGAACGTGACGGGTTCGCTGCACGTGGGCCACGCGCTCGATCACACCATTCAGGACTCGCTGATCCGCCGTAAGCGCATGCAGGGCTTCGAGGCGCTGTGGCTGCCGGGCATGGACCACGCGGGCATCGCCACCCAGAACGTGGTGGAGCGCAAACTCGCCGCGGAGGGTCTGTCGCGTCACGACCTGGGCCGCGAGACGTTCGTCGAGCGGGTGTGGCAGTGGAAGGCCGAGTCCGGCGGCGCGATCCTCGGGCAGATGCGCCGCCTCGGCGACTCCGTCGACTGGTCGCGTGAGCGCTTCACCATGGACGAGGGCCTGTCGCGGGCCGTGCAGACCATCTTCAAGAAGCTGTACGACGACAACCTGATCTACCGCGCCGAGCGCATCATCAACTGGTGCCCGCGCTGCCTGACCGCGCTGAGCGACATCGAGGTGGAGCACAGCGACGACGAGGGCGAGCTGGTCTCCATCCGGTACAGCGACGAGATCGTGGTCGCCACCACCCGCGCCGAGACGATGCTCGGCGACACCGCGGTGGCCGTGCACCCCGACGACGAGCGCTACAAGCACCTCATCGGCACCGAGGTGGAGCTGCCGCTGACCGGCCGGCGCATCCCGATCGTGGGCGACGCGCACGTCGACCCGGCGTTCGGCACCGGCTGTGTGAAGGTGACCCCGGCGCACGACCCGAACGACTTCGAGATCGGCCAGCGGCACCACCTGCCGTCGATCACCATGATGGACGAGCGGGCGATCATCACGGTGCACGGGCCGTTCCAGGGCCTGGACCGCTACGAGGCCCGCCCGGCCGTGGTCGCCGCGCTGCGCGAGCAGGGGCGCATCGTGGCCGAGAAGCGGCCGTACGTGCACGCGGTGGGGCACTGCTCGCGCTGCAAGACGACGGTCGAGCCGCGGCTGTCGCTGCAGTGGTTCGTCAACACCGGCCCGCTGGCGAAGGCGGCCGGCGACGCGGTGCGCGACGGACGTACCAAGATCGAGCCGGCTGAGCTGTCCAAGCGCTACTTCGCCTGGGTCGACAACATGCACGACTGGTGCATCTCGCGCCAGCTGTGGTGGGGCCACCGCATCCCGGTCTGGTACGGCCCGGACGGCGAGGTCGTCTGCGTCGGCCCCGACGACGAGGTGCCGAGCGGCGACGGCTGGCGCCAGGACGAGGACGTGCTCGACACGTGGTTCTCGTCGGCGCTGTGGCCGTTCTCCACGCTGGGCTGGCCCGAGCAGACCGCCGACCTGGCGAAGTTCTACCCGACCAGCGTGCTGGTCACCGGCTACGACATCCTGTTCTTCTGGGTCGCCCGGATGATGATGTTCGGCCTCTATGCCATGGACGGCAAGCAGCCGTTCGATGTCGTCGCCCTGCACGGCATGGTGCGTGACCAGTACGGCAAGAAGATGTCCAAGTCGTTCGGCAACGTCGTCGACCCGCTGGACTGGATCGAGCGCTTCGGCGCGGACGCGACCCGGTTCACCCTGGCCCGCGGCGCGAACCCGGGCTCGGACGTGCCGGTCAGCGAGGAGTGGTGCCAGGGCTCGCGCAACTTCTGCAACAAGCTCTGGAACGCCACCCGGTTCGCGCTGATCAACGGCGCGCACACCGAGGGCGAACTGCCCACCGAGCTGTCGACCATCGACCGCTGGATCCTGTCCCGGCTGCAGCACACCATCACCGAGGTCGACGAGTACTTCGAGAACTACGAGTTCGCGAAGGTCTGCGACAGCCTGTTCCACTTCGCCTGGGACGACGTCTGCGACTGGTACGTGGAGCTGGCCAAGCCGGTGCTGACCGGTGACGACGCCGAGGCGGCCGAGCGCACCCGCCGGGTGCTGGGGCACGTGCTGGACCAGCTGCTGCGGCTGCTGCACCCGGTCATCCCGTTCGTCACCGACGAGCTGTGGTGCGCCCTGAACAAGGTCGAGGGCGACGCGTCGGTGATGGTCGCGGCGTGGCCGTCGGCGAACCCGGCGCTGATCGACGACGCGGCCGAGGCCGAGCTGGAGACGCTGCAGCGGGTGGTGACCGAGGTCCGCCGCTTCCGTGCCGACCAGGGTCTCAAGCCGGGGCAGCGGGTGGCCGCGTCGCTGGACGGGCTGGCCGCGGCCGGCATCGCCGCGCACGAGCCGCTGATGCGCTTCCTCGCCCGGCTCGACGTGCCCGGGGACGGCTTCACCGCCACCGGCACGGTCGCGGTCGCGGGCGGGCTGACGGTGTCCCTGGACACCCGGGGCAGCATCGACGTGGCCGCCGAGCGGGCCCGCCTGACCAAGGACCGGGCCGCCGCGGAGAAGGAGATCTCCCAGGCGACCGCGAAGCTGGGCAATGAAGGATTCCTGGCCAAGGCTCCGGAGCAGGTGGTGGCGAAGCTGCGCGAACGGCTCGCCACGGCCGAAGCCGACGTGACTCGCATCGACGCCGCGCTCGCGCAGCTAGGGTGA
- a CDS encoding CU044_5270 family protein, with translation MFGEQRTRTLLGPADPARELPPEPPRLSARELIAWADATAEPVAARRERRVPRRIVLATGAIAVAAGAVLVIGSPDVPETEPDPADPSDPAAGRVLVPVAYRPGSAEVAAGPRLRALADGLVDAPYESSAGRFTYHHTKVWGDPVMTSPDGRFSVAFARESKVWWTPGGTGRQTTSAGVPEYPDRASRDYWAGLLTVNEASSIDDVPQPPFDVLPADRAALAGLLKTDLGAGVAGKETSKTFGRYAVPRQTRAEILRVLADVPGFEWRGEVTDRAGRDGVAVTFDDRVHGTQHLLIFQARTGELLAWELVTVGPVRMSAYELILATDRTDHLG, from the coding sequence ATGTTCGGAGAACAGCGGACCCGTACCCTCCTCGGCCCTGCCGACCCGGCGCGCGAGCTGCCGCCCGAGCCACCCCGGCTCTCGGCTCGCGAGCTGATCGCCTGGGCCGACGCGACCGCCGAGCCGGTCGCCGCCCGCCGCGAGCGTCGAGTGCCTCGGCGAATCGTCCTCGCGACCGGTGCGATCGCTGTGGCTGCCGGTGCCGTGCTGGTGATCGGGTCGCCGGATGTGCCGGAAACGGAGCCCGATCCCGCCGATCCGTCCGACCCGGCGGCGGGGCGGGTGCTCGTTCCCGTGGCGTACCGGCCGGGCTCGGCCGAGGTCGCGGCGGGGCCTCGGCTGCGGGCGCTGGCCGACGGGCTGGTCGACGCGCCGTACGAGAGCAGCGCGGGCCGGTTCACCTATCACCACACGAAGGTGTGGGGTGATCCGGTGATGACGTCGCCAGACGGCCGGTTCTCCGTCGCCTTCGCCCGGGAGTCGAAGGTCTGGTGGACCCCCGGCGGGACGGGTCGGCAGACGACCTCCGCGGGCGTGCCCGAGTACCCCGACCGGGCATCGCGCGACTACTGGGCGGGTCTCCTGACGGTCAACGAGGCTTCTTCGATCGACGACGTCCCGCAGCCGCCGTTCGACGTCCTGCCCGCGGACCGGGCGGCGTTGGCCGGACTGCTCAAGACCGACCTGGGTGCGGGCGTCGCCGGCAAGGAGACCAGCAAGACCTTCGGCCGGTACGCCGTACCGCGGCAGACCCGGGCGGAGATCCTGCGAGTCCTCGCCGACGTGCCGGGCTTCGAGTGGCGTGGTGAGGTGACCGACCGGGCCGGCCGCGACGGCGTGGCGGTCACCTTCGACGACCGCGTGCACGGCACACAGCACCTGCTGATCTTCCAGGCGCGGACGGGTGAACTGCTCGCCTGGGAGCTGGTCACCGTCGGCCCGGTACGCATGAGCGCTTACGAGCTGATCCTGGCCACCGACCGAACCGACCACCTGGGCTGA
- a CDS encoding RNA polymerase sigma factor: MGPPSGRDEGWFTKVYDDHYQQILQYGRRRLADLDAPAELAQEVFAVAWRRRDEVPERCLPWLYGVSRRLLANHWRAGRAAGRQVPITDADVLRQPGATGADATVGVADVRAALRSLSDLDQEILRLIGWEELTVAEAAQVLGCSRTTAAVRLHRARTRLTAAMAAAPTPPVQHRRLARS; this comes from the coding sequence ATGGGCCCGCCGTCCGGCCGCGACGAAGGCTGGTTCACCAAGGTCTACGACGACCACTATCAGCAGATCCTCCAGTACGGCCGGCGGCGGCTGGCCGATCTGGACGCGCCTGCTGAACTCGCGCAGGAGGTGTTCGCCGTCGCGTGGCGACGCCGTGACGAAGTGCCGGAACGCTGCCTGCCCTGGCTGTACGGCGTGTCTCGACGCCTGCTGGCCAACCACTGGCGGGCCGGGCGGGCGGCGGGACGGCAGGTGCCGATCACCGACGCGGACGTCCTGCGGCAACCGGGCGCGACCGGTGCCGACGCGACAGTCGGGGTCGCCGACGTCCGGGCCGCCTTGCGTTCGCTGTCCGACCTCGACCAGGAGATCCTTCGGCTGATCGGCTGGGAGGAGCTGACGGTCGCCGAGGCCGCGCAGGTGCTCGGCTGCAGCCGTACGACCGCGGCGGTGCGACTGCACCGTGCCCGTACGCGGCTCACCGCTGCCATGGCGGCGGCGCCCACCCCACCCGTGCAACACCGCAGACTGGCCCGATCGTGA